The segment GCCAGACAGGACAGAGGTTCTGGAGGGTTATCGTACTTTTGTAAAGTGTCCATTTTTCCATGAAAATGGTTGTTGAAAGCACCCTGAAATTATGATACGTTATTATCTGTGAAATTGCGCTACAAGGATCCAAGATTCACTTAAAGGGTTGGGACCTCTAGGACTAACCTTCCCCCGTGGTGAATGAGCAGATCCTAGCGGAATATTGGGGAACACCAATTATTTCCTAGGAAGGGGGCCGAAAGTTATGGAATACGCCACTTTCGGGCGGCATGTAGCCATGGATGCTTGGGGGGTCGATTTTGATCTGCTCAATGACGCCTCAACGTTGGAAAATCATATGAAAATAGCAGCGGAAAAGTGTGGTGCAACCGTATTATCATCCCAATCAAAGGCCTTTGATCCCCAAGGTGCCACTGTATTGGTGCTTTTGTCAGAAAGTCACTTATCCATTCACACTTATCC is part of the Kroppenstedtia pulmonis genome and harbors:
- the speD gene encoding adenosylmethionine decarboxylase → MEYATFGRHVAMDAWGVDFDLLNDASTLENHMKIAAEKCGATVLSSQSKAFDPQGATVLVLLSESHLSIHTYPEKGFAALDCYTCGYDVDPLVAIQYMLDVLKPTQAFPKVMQRGSGPIEIVPPDMKKYVKEVI